Proteins from a genomic interval of Alosa alosa isolate M-15738 ecotype Scorff River chromosome 8, AALO_Geno_1.1, whole genome shotgun sequence:
- the traf3ip2a gene encoding E3 ubiquitin ligase TRAF3IP2 translates to MMDSFPVPCRHRSLPVETDEAMTSSSLNLAWSACQQCLEPRQPSQAPQIADEWSPPPVTINVCGVDYPDETGLELSMDLSSAPGVPSISSWMDKVPRKDSPVRSYYRPPKEPPSLDPGSLEPPQPLRSDTNPVCLRPMRCHLPCCTNPIPPLCHPAHGIRFSQPCPCLHQVDPARQHFCPNKEPVQDPLHQPDLNKNTTPVREVMTEMCPTPSLPLAPSHIPTQEMRKTISLPDNCRNLFITYSIDTAEEIPAFVSFLMTQGFRPYIDIFDDPVRRLDINKWMDSFLKDKSVLIIMVISPKYKIDIEGDGSDEHGLHTKYIHSQLQNEFIQQRCLNFRLVPVLFSSATRDHIPIWLQSTRIYRWPQDMQDLLLRLLREERYVAPPMGKELTLTIRPI, encoded by the exons ATGATGGATTCCTTTCCag TGCCCTGCCGCCACAGAAGCCTCCCGGTGGAAACGGATGAGGCCATGACCTCGTCCTCGCTGAACCTGGCCTGGTCAGCCTGCCAGCAGTGCCTCGAGCCCAGGCAGCCTTCACAGGCTCCGCAGATTGCCGATGAGTGGTCGCCGCCCCCCGTGACAATCAACGTGTGCGGAGTGGATTACCCAGACGAGACGGGTCTGGAACTCTCCATGGACCTCTCCTCGGCCCCAGGGGTCCCCAGCATCAGCTCCTGGATGGACAAGGTGCCCAGAAAAGACTCCCCAGTCCGGAGCTACTACAGACCTCCTAAGGAGCCCCCCAGCCTGGACCCTGGCAGCCTGGAGCCTCCCCAGCCTCTCCGCTCCGACACCAACCCTGTGTGCCTGAGGCCCATGCGCTGCCACTTGCCCTGCTGTACTAACCCCATCCCACCTCTGT GTCATCCTGCGCATGGGATCCGCTTTTCCCAGCCCTGCCCATGCCTGCACCAAGTCGATCCAGCCCGACAGCACTTCTGCCCAAACAAAGAGCCTGTACAAGACCCACTCCACCAGCCAGACCTTAA TAAAAACACTACCCCTGTCAGAGAAGTTATGACGGAGATGTGCCCCACACCCTCACTACCTCTTGCCCCAAGTCACATTCCAACACAGGAAATGAGAAAGACCATCAGTCTACCTGATAACTGCC gaAACCTTTTCATAACATACTCTATAGACACAGCTGAGGAAATTCCTGCATTTGTGAGTTTCTTGATGACACAGGGCTTTCGTCCATAT ATTGATATATTTGACGACCCTGTAAGAAGACTGGATATAAATAAGTGGATGGATAGTTTTTTAAAAGAT AAATCCGTGTTGATTATCATGGTCATCAGTCCCAAATACAAAATTGATATTGAAGGTGATGGCTCAGATGAACATGGACTGCACACCAAGTACATCCATAGTCAG CTACAGAATGAGTTTATTCAGCAGCGCTGCCTGAATTTCCGACTTGTCCCAGTGTTGTTCTCAAGTGCAACTCGG GACCATATTCCCATCTGGCTGCAGAGCACACGCATCTACCGATGGCCTCAGGACATGCAGGATCTGCTGCTCCGCCTGCTTCGAGAGGAGCGCTACGTCGCCCCACCCATGGGGAAGGAGCTCACCCTCACCATCAGacccatctga
- the LOC125299607 gene encoding probable G-protein coupled receptor 139: MSGTMDGSTIFIAVQKVYYPLLCIVGIPANLFTFYMIRFRKCGMSATAVIYLSCLAIMDTCYLVWVILLDLCLTFLQLQPFWHSHPWCGIMGILQYGALYSSSWIVVVFTIERYLVLSVTAATQRFTRPRTTVLTCVAIVVVSHLVSLPMGWINEVTPVNQTLDTGNVTLPRCHYREAVYSTVIVWVTSFLSAGVPIVLVISYNSLIAYHLCRSSRLFTQEEWRTIRGSNTQGMVRRTIILLGTVSVAFVVLSLPRFVTYCILRTQYNHNDFDRNDYALAINVASDVANMLQNLNSTTNFLLYCVVSRRFRQELLGTLTCRVKAQELSSFITQNTMKVFAVAHHNSRSPAREPIHVVLTEHKRIESFSHCERP, encoded by the exons ATGAGTGGAACAATGGatggatccactattttcatcGCCGTCCAGAAAGTGTACTACCCACTGCTGTGCATCGTGGGtattccag cTAACCTTTTCACTTTCTACATGATCCGCTTCCGTAAATGTGGCATGTCGGCAACAGCGGTCATCTACCTGAGCTGTTTGGCCATCATGGACACCTGCTACCTGGTGTGGGTGATCCTGCTGGACCTGTGCCTCACCTTCCTGCAGCTGCAGCCCTTCTGGCACTCGCACCCCTGGTGTGGCATCATGGGTATTCTGCAGTACGGTGCTCTGTACAGCTCCTCCTGGATCGTGGTGGTGTTCACCATCGAGCGCTACCTGGTCCTGAGCGTCACGGCCGCCACACAGCGTTTCACGCGCCCGCGCACCACCGTGCTCACCTGCGTGGCCATCGTGGTGGTGTCGCACCTGGTGTCCTTGCCCATGGGCTGGATCAACGAGGTGACGCCGGTCAACCAGACGCTGGACACGGGGAACGTGACGCTGCCGCGCTGCCACTACCGGGAGGCCGTCTACTCCACCGTGATCGTGTGGGTCACCTCCTTCCTCTCGGCCGGCGTCCCCATCGTCCTGGTCATCAGCTACAACTCACTCATCGCCTACCACCTGTGCCGCTCCAGCCGGCTCTTCACCCAGGAGGAGTGGCGCACTATCCGCGGCTCCAACACGCAGGGCATGGTGCGCCGGACCATCATCCTCCTGGGCACGGTGTCGGTGGCCTTCGTGGTGCTCAGCCTGCCGCGCTTCGTCACCTACTGCATCCTGCGCACCCAGTACAACCACAATGACTTTGACCGCAACGACTACGCACTCGCAATCAACGTGGCTAGCGACGTGGCCAACATGCTGCAGAacctcaactccaccaccaACTTCCTGCTGTACTGCGTGGTCAGCCGCCGCTTCCGCCAGGAGCTGCTGGGCACGCTGACCTGCAGGGTCAAGGCTCAGGAGCTCAGCTCGTTCATCACACAGAACACCATGAAAGTCTTCGCCGTGGCCCATCACAACAGCAGGAGCCCTGCCAGGGAGCCCATCCATGTGGTCCTCACGGAACACAAGCGAATAGAGTCGTTTTCACACTGTGAGAGACCGTAG